In the genome of Xiphias gladius isolate SHS-SW01 ecotype Sanya breed wild chromosome 1, ASM1685928v1, whole genome shotgun sequence, the window aacactgcaatGCTAAAACTCCTTGTGACAAAGTGTGAAGTAGATGCTGTGAAAAGGGAAACGCAGCGACGGCTTTTTCACGCGCGTCATCGCTAGTGAACTCGCATCAGCGACTCGGGATACCGCGCTGTCCTGTCGCTCAGCGTCCGAGCACGTCCACGCGGTCTGCTTTGAGCACCAGAGCCGGTTCTCGGTCACGTGGCCGGGGTGTGTGTCGCGTGCTTTGTTTTAGGACAGCTAGCTAGCAATGTGGCTAGTCACAATGACACACAGAGTTCAGGCTGAATCAAAATGATGTCAAAGATTTCTGACGGCTgctgattagaaaaaaaacccttttccaGCGGTAACTAAATGACTGTTCAGTGCGTCTAATGCACGTGCCGGCTGCTCTCACCGGCTTTCAGCAGCACGATCTGGTCGTTCTGGCAGAGGTCCATGAAGCCGTCGATGCGTTTGGCGAACTCCACCACATACTGGATGGCCTCGGTGATCTTTACGGCACAGAGCTGCCACATGGCCTCCCGCGGCTGCACAGGGGGAGATATTACAACCGCGCGCAACGAAAAACACGTTTGATAGAAAATCCCGGTAAATCCCGCAGTAAACGCACCTTGCTCTGGTAGCTCTCCACCTCATCCTGCTGGAAGTTCTGCCTGCTcatctgctgcagctcctcccTCAGGTACTGACACGTCTCCAGGTGAGACTTGGAGATGATCTGGACCAGGTGATCTGAAACAGGAGTTTGATGTAGTTAGAGGTCTGGTTTGGACCTGGTATTTACCAAACCATCGTCACGATCTAATTTCCGGATAGTACTTCCTACAATCAAGTCTGTTTATGACGGTTTCAGTGTGTCGAGGCCCAAAGGAGACATTTAGTCCTTTACTGTATGAAGCTCTGTCGACAAAGTGTTTGTGTTCGCGGCTCAGATAAGGAACTCTTGTTCTGTTCACCTTCTCCGTGCTGCTGCTAATTGTTCCGGCACCAACGATTATGAAATAACACAACAGACCGAAACAACACGGCACCAGGCACAGAAATACAGCCGGCTAATAAAAGTCTGGTTGGGATCAGGGGCCGGGGGTGGGGGTCAGTACGATAAATGCTACTGTCAAAGAAAGGAATCTCCGGGGAGAGTAAAAAGATGATTTCCCCCAACGAGCGCCCTGCCACGTCCCAATTGGCCCTAATTAACAGACAGCTAATTACCACACAGAGATTTTAATGAGCTCTGAAGATGAGTTTCCAACCTCCTGCTATTTTAAACCacctctctccgtctctttgCCCCAcagttctctctgtcttttgtttctctAACTCTTCTTTGTGCCTTCTtattcctccatctctcctttgttcttctcctcctttcgCTTCACCTCTTTCAAGATATTTCCTCATCttctctcttgtttgtttttccctccagCTCTCTACAACCTTCTGCGGTGCGgtggatgttttgtgtgttttgctttttcggAGCACGGCACATGCAGCCAGGAGTGggtacagattttttttttatccattacGGGAGCTCACGAAGGGAATCAGACCTGTAACCGGGGCCCCGCTCGCCGAGCTGTTGTCCCGGGATTTGGTGAAATAAGAGCAATCTCTGAACAGGCAAATAACGTACCGCTCCGTGTAGGAAAcctgtctttttcctccttaACTGCTCCTCGCGGTTTCTTAGCCTCTGTCAGACGTGCAACGCGTAACGTCGCTGTCAAAGTGATGGCTCATTGTCATCCAGACGTACAGTAGGTACGTCTTCACGAgtcaaaagttaaaatgttagGATGgcaaagaagagaagagtgtgttCTGGTCTCTCTCAGGCTGCAAGATCCTTTTACCACTGAGGTCTTAACTACTGTTAGGAAATCCAATACATTTGTATCAGTTTCATCATTTGATGTTATCACAGAGCGAATTGTCCTGAACGACTCACAAGCTGCAGGTCAACCTTTTGATATTCTATCCACGCAGTCGGCATGAATGAATATTATGAATATAGTTCAGTCCTTACTATCATCCTGTTTTTTTAGATTTACATATCATTTGGTAGTTTAATTAATTCCAGTGTGTCATATTTAAGATCGTtatatgtttttaatggattcatttgtaatttgtaaagTAGCTCCAGCTGTCAGATAAGTGTAGTGTAGTAAAAAGtccaatatttccctctgaaatgtgttgGAGTGGAGGTttgaagtagcagaaaatggaaatataatctaataaagtacaagtagctCAAATTTCCTTGGGGctcagtacttagttactttcagATTCATGTAAAGGgatgcatgtctgaaaggggaTTAAGATctagttttggtttcagtttgaCTCTGAGCATCTGAAAACCATTTCCTGCTTTCCTCCAAATATTTCCATCAGTGCAAAACACATCGCACTCCCCCGATTCCTTCGGCTCACCGAGTTCTGCCAGGGACACGGTGGGCGACGGGTCTCTGTTGCTGAAGGAGCAGTACGGGAAGAAGCCGTTACTTGAGCCGTAGTCGCACAGTGGCTCCGGTTTGATGCCGTTAATGTCCAGTCCGGACTGGTCCGGAGATGGCTGGATGTCCAGGTAGAACGcgccacctcctccttctcctccggagtctgcctgtgtgtggaAGAGAAGGGCGATACATATGAACTGTGGCtaattcaattcattttaggccatgtttttttctcagacgCCTCCAAAAGGTAAAAACCACCAACCTTGGATGACACTGATCCTCCTTCGGGGGAGTTCTGCTCCATGTAGCCCCCCAGTTCATCAGGGAGCTCCGTGAGGCCGGTGGAGGAGAGGCCATAGTGGGGGGATAGTGGCTCAGCCTCTGCCAGGCTCGGGCTGCCGAGGCCGGGGTGGGACAGGAGGAGGggaccctgctgctgctgctgctgctgctgctgctgctgctgctggagacgGTGCTTCTGAACCTCAGCGTACAAACTGTCCCGCTGCTTCTTGGACATGCGACCGAACTTTACCGCTGTGTTTGAGGGAGAGGACAGCGGGAGTTCGGAAGTTAGGAatttgggcagagccaggcagctgtttccctCGGCTTCCAGCTCCGAACTTAACGGATCactctggtctggtctggtctggtctgtgtttttcttcttgtcatcaAATCCCCCGTACAGACTCAAAGCAACACTGAATGTCTCCTGCTAACGAGTGTTGGCTGATTTCTCTCACTCGTCTGAGCCAAAGAGCTCGACTGTTTCCAGAAACgaataaaacacactgttgcGCTGGCTGACGTGTtgcttcatcaccatgaacacacacactgtagtttatttggtctcagtcccacacacacacacacacacacacaccgtcctgcttcagtaggaaccaataaggctcagagctgagagccacagaccgAGGAGGGAAAGTGCTGAGGGACCGActaacacactgttggtttgagtctgaaCATGAGATTATAGACAACAAGAACCAATAAATTATAGATTAACACCAGATGTGTCCTTTAAGTAAATCATTGGTTTTGTAAAAGCGTAATTTTCCGGTTCAGAAAACTGCAGCGACTCAAAAGAGGCCAGTATCTTATCTGACCTGACCTGACAGCAGCTCGAGCGAAAGCTGTGAAAAATATACACTGCGACTGCGCTTGTCCCTCTGTGATGTCGCCAACCGTCCCGTTCAAGTGTTGGATTCAAAAAAGTTCCGTTCTGACGGAAAAGCAGAAACTGGGTGCGTGAAGTGAAGGTCACAGTCCAGCAACGCTTGACACAACGTGTCCCTGCAGACGGGATACAGAGCCAGAGACTGAGCCCGCTGGCCATTCATAGCTGCTGTGGCACGCAGCCTCGCACTTCTACGCCGCCGACGGTGCGTACGCTTTGTTTGCGCGTCTGCCGAGCACCAGATGTGTGTATTTCTTGTTTACGGGTTCgtaatgcgtgtgtgtgtgtgtgtgtgcatctgtctCACCATCTCGGGACATGCCCACAGCCAGACATTTCTGCAGACGGCAGTGCTGGCAGCGGTTTCGGCTCGTTCGGTCGATCAGACAGTTTTTCTGGCGAGGACAGGAGTAGGCGGCGTTACTCTGCTGACTCCGTCTGAAGAAACCCTGAGGCGGGAGGGAACAGTGACGTTTGAGCAGAGCTTTCATCTCTACAGTCCACGGTCACGTCTTCACTCATCTTTCCAGCACGTTTAAAACACATTCGTTTCCTTTGATTCCCTACCCAGAATCCCATcagcctctctccctccctctctctctccctgtctcctgtTTGAGATAATCTCCATCAGCTTCTCGTTGGCTGTGAAATGAGCCTCCAGCTGCCGACAGCTGgaggcagctgctgctgctgcaccagCTTGTTTGGGAACTGTTCTAACAGCAGAAGGTTTCCTGAGCCAAACGACTGCGACTGTGACTGACGGTCCAGGCCGAACGTCAAACGTTTCCCCTGCTCCTGTTAACGAGActcagagggaaagaaaaggaagctGCCCGAAGCAGGGTGGAGATCAGGTCTGGGGCGATAAGGAGAAAATTCTATCCTGGTGTTTGTGTAAACTCTGGAACCATTAAAGCTGACGACACACGGTGAAACCCGTCGCCAGAGAGGAATGGCGATCTTGGCCCGTTCTACCAAACCTGGATTACGTTCAGTGAAAACGATTCTTGCTCTCTACAATATCTGTGCATGACAGTTACGGTTACGGCTGCGGTCATTGGTGTAAAGTACAGCAGCTAAGTGCTCGATGTGCTGTACTTCGATGCAACCTTGAGGTGTTTTGCTCCAGTTTGTCCAGGGTGTACGCTTCTACTCcgttacatttatttgacagctgtagtcaCTACTGACTTTTTCAGATTGAAATTTTACATAAGAAGCACGAAAACTGTCCGTGAGAGTCgcatggtttcatttaaataagtgTCCGAGGCCCAGAGAGCTCagtaaaagaaatataaatcaCTGCGTTTATGGCACATCACGCCCGTCTCCATGACAAcgcaaaagaaagagagaacacGTAGAGGAGAGGGCGGGGCTTACCTTACAGCCCTCGCAGGTGATCACGCCGTAGTGGATCCCCGATGATTTGTCTCCACAGATCTTACAGGGAATGATTTCAATCTGAGCTGCAGGGAGAAAATAACAAAGGCtgtcagagacacacacacacacacacatcaaaacatctGTCAGCAGCTGCATCGGGAACCATCAGGTGGGTCTAATTGATTGGGGGACAACCTTCATGATCTCTGTCAGCTGAGCTGGAGGATAAATCCCATTATGGACAAAACCGCCCACAGAGGCTTCATTCAACAGCTGAACCgaaaacaaacactgttcacATCACACATGATCAACGCAGGACACAAACGAGACTCAAAGGTCGGAGGTGGCGGGTAAACTGTTGCCCGCGCCGCACACATTTACACGCGAGGGCAGCAAAGGATTCGCACTGAGGGCGACATTTTACAGGTGGGAAAATAAAGCTGTCAGAGACACAGAGCTCAGAAACCTTCTTTGGAAATGGAATTTGAATCTACGAACAACGACGATATGTTAAACGTATCGCAGCATATAACGAGATCTGAACTATAGTGAACATTACCCGAACTTCTGCTGCTATCTGATGACGTATCATGTGATTCTTAACTGAGCGGCAGGCTTGCTGCCTCTGCAGCCCATTCCCGTGGCCAGATGAAATCCTCTGTCAAACTTCTATTTTTCTGTCCTGAGCGACACTTCCTGACACTCTTTGGCCGGCGTATGCGTCTGCTGGTGGAATTCTACTCGTGACAGCTTCGTGAGGATGCACGGTCGCCTGCCGTGAACCGGTGAGTGACCTGTGTCTTTAAAAGATCGGTTCAGCACCAGTCAAACTGCAGGATCTCATGTTACAGTGTGTCGACAGTTGATCGGCGGCTCAGACGGAGCCTGAAAACTCACCCactgactgcgtgtgtgtgtatttatacacTCGGTTTGAAACAGAGTGACAGCTCGGCTCTGAGCTGCTATATTTAGCAAAGGGAAGTTATGTAAGTGTGCAGCCACattagcacaaacacacacacagcttgttaCTACACAtgaacacgaacacacacagacatgaaaaacaagGTGCAGAGGAGCTGGTTGTCTGTACAGAAagactcttctctctctcctctttcctttacGACTCAACCTTTTGAGTTAGACATTTGCTCCCGGATCCGATTTATTTTGTTCATAACAAACATCCTGAGGTCGGGTTTGAGGATTCTGCCCCTTCAGCTCATGGGAAATCAAACCGATATACTAAGTTAACACACGTGTTtgtatcaaaaatcaaaaactattaaaaaaaagtcacaaagctTTAGTGTTAGTTAAACACCGTGTGTATAAACAAAAGATCGTGACAAACACGTCAGAGTGTCTGTAAATCACTTATTAAACGATTATATCCAGACAATCAAGACCTCATCGTGCGCAGTACGTAGTCACCCACCGCTCAAAACTTTCAATGCACCGCGTCACCGCGTGCTGATTGCattatgtaacacacacacacacacacaccatgtgtGTTTCTACGTTTCTCCTCCGTAAACCTCCAGCTTCAACCGCTCAGTGTGGGGACGGAAGCCGTGAGagcgcagacagacagaagggaaaGCTGAAACGCTCTCTTTTCAGAATTCAACCACTTACTCGGGTGTTACTGGCAGCTCCCTGCACACACCACACCACAGCTGTGCTCACTAAAATGACAAGTGCACAGGATGCCCCCAAACCATCTGACTGTGGCCATCGGAGTCAACACGTGGGGGTTTGCAAGAGAACCGGCCTCAGTTTGGTGACAACAAGCCTTTCTTCTGTGACCACTGAACCCTGCGAGTTGTCTATGATTCACATGGCGCTGAGGCGAAGGGACGTCTCTTTAGTTGGATGGAGTCCGTCTCACAGCAGGTACAAAGAGTTGCTCaatatgaaatggaaataaatcgCTGTAGCTcagaatataaaacacaaaactccGGGCTACAGATGCGGTGCCCAGGTGAACCGGCACAGTCCACCAGACACCTGAGTGTCAGACAGTCCCTGTGGTCTTCAGCCAGAACGGTGTTTCGTTCACTTCATCAATTTGACATGAGCCTTCTCTTGGCCGGGGAGGATGAGCTGCTCGGACCACGTGGGATGTGACTGATGGATGTGAATAAGACGGATCCCGATGCGTCGCTTTGCGACCGCCTTTTTCCTCAGGCTTATTAAGCTTAGCGTTAGATTCTGTAACAATGCCATCATTTCCTCGGCCCGGAACCAGGCGATACGCTCCCGTAAGACGGCTCTTAAATCTGTGAGTCTTTTTAACTACAAGTTCAACACAGCTTCAGCGGGACGGGACGATTTACAGTTCGGGACCGCGGCGTTCTTGCTGAAATCACCAGCTGGGCTCCGGTGACTACACTTCATCACAGCTGTGCACCTGCCCcgtgacaaaataatcaaaggCCCACAAACAGATGTTCTTggaagcaaaaaataaataaagggctTCTTCTGAGCTTTCGACTGCTCTGACTGTGAGATGTAGTCAACCTGTTTTCGTCATCCATGCATATTTGCaataaaaaggaattttaaTATCCATGCCTGTGTTGTGTCCAGTTTTACAAGGTAAATCTATTTTAAGTGTGGTGAGATCCGTAGCCTACATATAAGGAGCATCTCCCTGGACAGTCTCATAACAAAAACACTACAACTTTGGAAGACATCCACTCCACGCGTCGacctcagactgctgaagcttCATATGAGCTTCAGAGGACCGTGGATTTGGtcccccaccacctccactgGAAGCGTGTCGGGAAGGGATCATTTAACGGCCAGTTCCGCTCACAGCTTTTTCttcatatgggcacctgactatGGTTTTAAGATGGACCTGAAAGAAggtgaacctgtcctttaatgCTGGCGACTCCAACACCTTTACCTGGATCGCCCTTGCCAACCCGATGTGTGTCACGTCCGGAGACTTGGAATTGACTGGAGCTTTTCTGGCAGCTCTGACCCAAACACTCATAAACACGGATGCGTCACGTCAGCCAGAGTCCACCGCTTGAGATACTGAAAGCCAGATTTTATAGATACAGGATGGTGCTATATTGTCAAAGCACAGCATTTCTAACCCTCACATGAGCAACTCTGATGATGTGAACGTTCACAGGGATCTCCTCATTCTCCGCCATTTGCCCCGAGCGATGTGAACAGAACGTGCCCCAGAACTCCAGCGCAGCTGCAACGTCCTGCCTcctcagcagagcagcagctggtgtaggaggagaggaggttgCGGTATAGGCCGTTAACCACTCCGCAAACCGGCAGCTTCAACACTCGGACAATTGATGCATGTTTAGAATTCAAACTGCTTCCTCGTTTTTTGCAATGATCTCACATGTTGGTGCCTACGCGTCGGGGTAATAACGGTCAAACGTGTCAGTGGATACACACAGAAACTACAAACAAATGATCATTTAGAGGCTTAGATttgacaggtacacacacacacacacacacacacacacaccagtgaacCCATAAACAAGTGAGAAACCTCACACAAACACCTAACAAGAAAAAAGCCtcccacatacacaccacacGCTGCAAACACACTagtgaaaccacacacacacacacacacactgaggcgTCTGTACTGCAGTTTCCTCTCAGTAATTAGCTCTGAGTGGTAATCCCGTCTGAATTCTGCATTTCAACATCAAAGGGGACGTTCAACAAAGCCACCGCCTGAAATTAGAGCTGCAGTTATTTATACATCgagctgcaaacacaaacatctgccTGCTTTTTTCTGTCCACCAGGCTCCGCcgtgaaaaaagagagaggaaaaaaggagagtgtgtgaaggaagaggaaggatgTGGAATGTTTTGTGGAGTTTTTTGACCTGGTTTTTCtcgacttcttttttttttcttctgacattTCGACacacttcttctctttcttgccgagagtcaGTTGCGACGGGGTGTGAGAGTGGTGAAAAGGAGTTTGACCTGGTGTCGACTTGGTTTCAAGTTTGACATTCTGACATTTCGACacacttcttctctttcttgccgagagtcaGTTGTTCGGGAGTTTAGCCAGCACcgggttagcttagctcagcttagcttagctcagcgtaaaaagacaggaaacaggcaGAAAGAGCTAGCCAGGGAGGTCACTGCcacaaactgtcatttaaacACCAACAGATATACAGTGTTAGCTACTGGCTCCTAACGACCTCTACCGCAGCTTCGGCGTCGACTGAAAACGACGACGGGGGGACGGATGAATCGGTCACGGCCGGGGGTTGGAAGCCGAATCTAAATGGCTGCAATATGGTTACAATGGTTGGTATTTAGAAAAACTCACCATTTTAATACAA includes:
- the LOC120783806 gene encoding nuclear receptor ROR-alpha A-like isoform X2 codes for the protein MLSHLTHQTKAQIEIIPCKICGDKSSGIHYGVITCEGCKGFFRRSQQSNAAYSCPRQKNCLIDRTSRNRCQHCRLQKCLAVGMSRDAVKFGRMSKKQRDSLYAEVQKHRLQQQQQQQQQQQQQGPLLLSHPGLGSPSLAEAEPLSPHYGLSSTGLTELPDELGGYMEQNSPEGGSVSSKADSGGEGGGGAFYLDIQPSPDQSGLDINGIKPEPLCDYGSSNGFFPYCSFSNRDPSPTVSLAELDHLVQIISKSHLETCQYLREELQQMSRQNFQQDEVESYQSKPREAMWQLCAVKITEAIQYVVEFAKRIDGFMDLCQNDQIVLLKAGSLEVVFVRMCRVFDSQSNSVYFDGKFAGPDVFKGLGCDDLISSVFDFAKSMCSLHLTEDELALFSAFVLLSADRSWLQEKLQVEKLQQKTQLALQHVLQKNQREHGVLSKLRCKVSALRSLCSRHTEKLSAFRAVYPDIVQTHFPPLYKELFGADLELTLQTHE
- the LOC120783806 gene encoding nuclear receptor ROR-alpha A-like isoform X1; this encodes MESSPQDSASDPGRSGSEPATPLTETPASLETLRGGEHLKSARRHSSSGSSSGSSGSGHGKGLSAAVKKTHTSQIEIIPCKICGDKSSGIHYGVITCEGCKGFFRRSQQSNAAYSCPRQKNCLIDRTSRNRCQHCRLQKCLAVGMSRDAVKFGRMSKKQRDSLYAEVQKHRLQQQQQQQQQQQQQGPLLLSHPGLGSPSLAEAEPLSPHYGLSSTGLTELPDELGGYMEQNSPEGGSVSSKADSGGEGGGGAFYLDIQPSPDQSGLDINGIKPEPLCDYGSSNGFFPYCSFSNRDPSPTVSLAELDHLVQIISKSHLETCQYLREELQQMSRQNFQQDEVESYQSKPREAMWQLCAVKITEAIQYVVEFAKRIDGFMDLCQNDQIVLLKAGSLEVVFVRMCRVFDSQSNSVYFDGKFAGPDVFKGLGCDDLISSVFDFAKSMCSLHLTEDELALFSAFVLLSADRSWLQEKLQVEKLQQKTQLALQHVLQKNQREHGVLSKLRCKVSALRSLCSRHTEKLSAFRAVYPDIVQTHFPPLYKELFGADLELTLQTHE
- the LOC120783806 gene encoding nuclear receptor ROR-alpha A-like isoform X3, which translates into the protein MYFVISAMKAQIEIIPCKICGDKSSGIHYGVITCEGCKGFFRRSQQSNAAYSCPRQKNCLIDRTSRNRCQHCRLQKCLAVGMSRDAVKFGRMSKKQRDSLYAEVQKHRLQQQQQQQQQQQQQGPLLLSHPGLGSPSLAEAEPLSPHYGLSSTGLTELPDELGGYMEQNSPEGGSVSSKADSGGEGGGGAFYLDIQPSPDQSGLDINGIKPEPLCDYGSSNGFFPYCSFSNRDPSPTVSLAELDHLVQIISKSHLETCQYLREELQQMSRQNFQQDEVESYQSKPREAMWQLCAVKITEAIQYVVEFAKRIDGFMDLCQNDQIVLLKAGSLEVVFVRMCRVFDSQSNSVYFDGKFAGPDVFKGLGCDDLISSVFDFAKSMCSLHLTEDELALFSAFVLLSADRSWLQEKLQVEKLQQKTQLALQHVLQKNQREHGVLSKLRCKVSALRSLCSRHTEKLSAFRAVYPDIVQTHFPPLYKELFGADLELTLQTHE